One Festucalex cinctus isolate MCC-2025b chromosome 1, RoL_Fcin_1.0, whole genome shotgun sequence genomic region harbors:
- the LOC144021294 gene encoding ATP-sensitive inward rectifier potassium channel 10-like, translated as MTSATPPSSRSSSPQKVCHSQTQTDVLKPLLGGGLSNAGGTLRKRRRVLSKDGRSNIRIEHVSGRGSLYMRDLWTTFVDMQWRYKFFLFTATFAGTWFLFGVLWYLLALVHGDLLEFEPPSNHTPCVMQVQTLTGAFLFSLESQTTIGYGFRCITEECPVAIVLLISQLLITTLMEIFITGTFLAKVARPKKRGETVKFSQHAVVSTQEGRPCLMIRVANMRKSLLLGCQVTGKLLQSSLTKEGETVRLDQRNVAFQVDTSSDSPFLILPLTFYHVIDDDSPLRAWAAKGGGWTDPELADFELLVILSATVEPTSATCQVRTSYLPDEILWGYEFPPVVSLSPSGKYVADFAFFDKVAKSKAAPVFKPSASQRHSYQSNGGGKLADGSDPEKIRLEQSYREERGRVSVRISNV; from the exons ATGACGTCCGCCACCCCGCCTTCTTCCCGAAGCTCCTCCCCCCAGAAAGTGTGCCACTCCCAGACGCAGACGGACGTCTTGAAACCCCTGCTGGGCGGCGGCCTCTCCAACGCCGGCGGTACGCTGCGGAAGCGGCGGCGAGTGCTGTCCAAAGATGGCCGCAGCAACATCCGCATCGAGCACGTCAGCGGGCGCGGGTCTTTGTACATGCGAGACCTGTGGACCACCTTTGTGGACATGCAGTGGCGCTACAAGTTCTTCCTGTTCACCGCCACCTTTGCCGGGACCTGGTTCCTGTTCGGGGTACTGTGGTACCTGCTGGCGCTGGTGCATGGGGACCTGCTCG AGTTCGAGCCGCCGTCCAACCACACGCCGTGCGTGATGCAGGTGCAGACGCTGACGGGCGCCTTCCTCTTCTCGCTGGAGTCGCAGACCACCATTGGCTACGGTTTCCGCTGCATCACCGAGGAGTGCCCCGTCGCCATCGTCCTACTCATCAGCCAGCTGCTCATCACCACGCTCATGGAGATCTTCATCACTGGAACCTTCCTGGCTAAG GTGGCCCGTCCGAAGAAGCGAGGCGAGACGGTGAAGTTCAGCCAGCACGCCGTGGTGTCGACGCAGGAGGGACGCCCGTGCCTCATGATCCGGGTGGCCAACATGCGAAAGAGCCTCCTGCTCGGCTGTCAG GTGACGGGTAAACTGTTGCAGTCGTCTCTGACCAAGGAGGGCGAGACGGTTCGCCTGGACCAGAGGAACGTGGCCTTCCAGGTGGACACTTCCAGCGACAGCCCCTTCCTCATCCTGCCGCTCACTTTCTACCATGTCATCGACGACGACAGCCCCCTCAGGGCCTGGGCGGCCAAGG GCGGCGGCTGGACTGATCCGGAACTGGCCGACTTTGAGCTGCTGGTCATCCTGAGCGCGACGGTGGAGCCCACGTCGGCCACCTGCCAGGTTCGCACCTCCTACCTGCCCGACGAGATCCTGTGGGGCTACGAGTTCCCGCCCGTGGTCTCCCTATCGCCGTCTGGCAAATACGTGGCCGACTTCGCCTTTTTCGACAAGGTGGCCAAGAGCAAGGCGGCGCCCGTCTTCAAGCCGTCGGCTAGCCAGCGACACAGCTACCAGAGCAACGGCGGCGGGAAACTCGCCGACGGGTCCGACCCGGAGAAGATCCGCCTGGAGCAAAGCTACCGGGAGGAGCGAGGTCGCGTCAGCGTTCGCATCAGCAACGTGTGA